The genomic segment GCCTCATACTGGCAAAATGAATAATAGCTGTATTTGAGTGGGTGCTTGTCAAATGGATAAATGACAATGAACCCTCTGGAACCTTGAACTGGCTGAAGTGAAGTAATTCAAATTCATGAGGCATGTGTTTACATGAACATCCATTGGACTCTGGATAATTTTGCTCagaatattttaataatttggcacaatcttaaaaaaaaaaacacactcctTATCCATTCATGGGGATGTGGAAGGAAGTCTGAGGATCCGGTGAAAACCAACGCAGGCACAGGGGAGAACAGGCTAAATCCAGACAGGAAGGACGGAGGTAAGATTTGAACCCCACATCCACCTCATAGcccaaaaatattcataatatCATCGTTATCAAATGCATATTCATGGGAAAATAAACTGTAAAATATAAAACCTTAATGTATTTCCAACAGAACCCTGTGAAATAAGAGACAGGGGAATGAAAACATGACCTTTGTGGTGGAGATGAATTCATTCATATGACGATCACAACCAGAATCCAACAGTATgacccttttttttatgtatatcATGCCCCCATCATGTGACAAAATGTTCTGCGGTCAAGTGTTACACAATAAACTAGCAGCAGTCAACAGCCGGTTGTCTATACCAAAAtactatatatacagtatatgtatatatgccCAAATACCAGCACTGTCATACGGTGCTGTTCTAAACCGGTTGTGATAGTGAAAGATGATAGTGATGATGGTATGGTCACACAAATCTAAGTGTTGATTGTGAAATCACCACATGGTGACCTTACAGACGCTCGATAAGAGGACTATGTTCCACttcctgcctttttttttttgtcttggattGAGAGTCATGACTTGAGGCTTTTGTAATATATGTtgaatgataaaataataaactgtTAGCTCCCGTGTAGCCTCAATTTAATCAATGTGACTGTAAGTAAGCAGCAATGTTGTCAACAAAACATATGTAAATACAAAAGTATACTCATAAAATACTGCAAAAAACTATGAACAAATATTGGATTTTTTCTCAAGACCTCAGCGTGTTTCATTCTGCTCCTTCCTCTCAAGGGTCATCATGAGCCATGTATGAAGAATTTCCTGGATGTGACTGAATGAACACTGGCCACCAGCCAAACACGATTGCAACAATCACCCTACCAACTAATTCAAACACAGGGAAATCTAGTAGAGTGTGTTTTTTACCTTTGCCTTCAGTGATGATTTACTTGCACCTTAATCAACTTCTACCATCTCGCAATTAAACAAACAATCGCAATTCTacacaaaaatgcaatataaCAGCTTAGGCTCCAGCTCTCCATGAtcctgaacaggataagcaataagaaaatggatggatggctggatgacattttcaaaagcaTGTAGGTAGGTTTAAATTGTCCATAAGTGTGAACTGTTGTCTGGCTTTATGTGCCCAAAATCATTGGGGTTTGGATCCAGCTCAGCCTTGGCCCTCAGGAGAATAAGTGATGTCGAAAACAGATGTACATAATAATGaagttgcatttttattgatttacaaTTGCATGTGTCTAGAAAACTTTGAACATTTGCCTGGGGGCATCATTTAAAGGGACATCCGGActtaatatatacattttctgagtgaaaaaaaatatattttacagaCATTTTGTGATCATGTtaaaggaaaaacaatcaatgttaaaacattttctcaataAACAATTCGTTGATTGTAAGAAAATAATGTGGGGACGTAATAATAACCAAAGCCAGAATTGACCCTTACACATTTTTTGAAAGCACCATCTGTTTTTAAACACCCTATTTCACGTAATACTGTTAATATtacgttttttgttgttattttactAAGCATTTATtctacacaaacacattagATATAATATACATCCCGTTGCACATATCaacgacagacagacagacagacagacagacagacagacagacaataaataaatgaataaataaatacataaataaataaataaataaataaacaaataaataaataaataaataaatagatagataaatacaGCATACACGATAccaggggaaaaagaaaaaaagaacacacacattacAGGGCAACTCCATATTATCCCGGAATATGAAGTTCTCCGGAGTACGCGTTAAGAAACAAAACGGAAGTGACGACTTCTGAAATACTTTCCCGTATGAGTAATGTATGAGCAATGCTGAATCGTTTTGTTGTCAAAATCCCTACGAAAGGAAATTATTCAGAGTAAAAGTacgacattattttttttttccgattatttaaaaatatttcttacgCTTGGAGTAACGTGTTTGACCTCTTTACCCAGGATGCACTTGGCACTTGCCATCTTGTCTGGTGGAAGAgaggcaagcaagcaagcaagcaagcaggcaCGCACGCAGCTTCAGCTAGCAGGCAGCCAGCACCCGAGCTTCCAGTTGCGGTGCTCTTGTGGCTATCTGTCAGCTAACAGTCACAAGTAACTTACGACACTCAGAGGCCAAACTTCAACGACTCCTGACGTCTTATTCTCTCTCCGCCGCTGGACTATACTTTTCTACTTGAAGGGTCCGAGAggaatgtttacattatgatTCCACACCTGTTGGCGAAACTAGCTCACTTGAGCTAACTCGGCTAGTCGGCAAAtcgaaaaagagagagaagtgGGCTCACAAACCGAGCCGGGCCTGCCTCCGACTGAAGTCCCGGGGACAGCTGCTGAACATCTCGGACAAGGGCCTGCTTGTTGCGGGGCTCGCAGGGACACAAGGACGGCTGACCGGGTGCCAGAGAGGCCGGGGAGGAGTGCAGTGACTGGACACCGCGTGAGGTCTCAGGAGTTTGGGACAGTCTTGGACCGTGCTTGTGACTTTTCTCCGAGTGGACTGAGCGAGAGGTAAATGGTATGGAAAAGTGCTGTGGTGGTACGTCTCCGTGTTGTGTCCACCTCCAGTGAATTTATCAGTAGAAGACGGGACGTGCGCCGCTTCGTTTCATGTGGGAATACACTGACTCGACGGAGCAAGCCAACATGTCGAAAATGCCAGCGAAGAAGAAGAGTTGTTTCCAGATCACGAGTGTGACGCAGGCTCAGGTGGCGGCCAACAACACCGCAGACGACACAGAGAGTCTGGACGACCCGGACGAGTCCCGAACAGAAGATGTGTCACGAGCTGACCTTGCTGTGTGCGATAGGAGCTCGTCCGAGGAAACCTTAAACAACGTGGGAGACACGCTGGATGGACAGGCTGCTTTGACAGCTCCTGTCAACGGGGGGCTCgccaataataaaaatgcatgcGGCGGTCGTGCGACCCCACAGCATTCGGTAACAAGTGTGCCCATTGTTCCGCCCCCCACTGCCACTGTCTCTACCACTGTTGCACCTGCAAATACTTGCAGCTCTCGCTTCAGAGTCATTAAACTCGACCATGGTACGGGTGAGCCTTTcagaagaggaagatggacTTGCACTGAGTTCCATGAGAAAGACTCTGATTCCAATGGTAATCGGACTGTGGATAGCATCAAGCCAAATGTAACCGTCGATCACAGTACAGAACGGGACAGTGGAATAGGGACCACCAGTAACACCGTAGTCTCCaccagcacttcctcctcacAGGCTTTGGAGAATGCCGTGGACGACGGCATTCATGCCACTCTTTCTTTAGAGACTGTGCAGCAAGGCTTTGGCTTGGTCCCCCAGATTGGGAGTGGAGCTAGTGCCTTCCAGCCCACAGGGTACTCAACAGCATCAAAACAAACGCAACACGCTCAGGTCAATATGCAACCTGCTGCTCCCCAATTCCTCTCGAATAACCTCAAGGGCGTGCACCAAAGTTCCCTGCAGCACAAGTCTCCCATCGTGCCGCCCGTCACACAAGTCCAGCACTTTCCTTATTCGAACCATCCCACAAGCCAGCTAGACTACCAGCACTTGGGTTCAAGTACTCTTCCCATAACGCCTCACTCTGTGGGCCCCTTGTCTTCTATCATGCTAGCTGGTTCGGTAGCCCAGGGGCTAGGTGTCGATGCAGCCTCCGCCCAGGGCCTCCTGCTCCACATGGCAACAGGAGGTGCCCAACAGCAGCACCTGGTCAACCCTACACAGCCCTCGGGTGGGTTAGGTCTTGCCGCCACCTCCTCTGCCGCCAGCGGTGGCCTGAATGTGCCTGTCACAGTGGCCACTACCACCACTACCCCTACAGCTGGGACGAGTCTGATTCCTGGCACCGGAGGAATCAGCACAGGCCTTCTCACTGGATTCAGCAAACAGACAGAAGATGGTTGGCCCAAATCTGAAGTCCTACCTCAGCCCAGTGGCAGTGTGATGCCAGTGAAAGACAGTATGAACCCTTTCATCAGAGAAGGTTTCGGCCTTCCCAGTCCTGCTGTCAACAGCCTCTTTGGCATCCATATAACCATGGATGGTGATGAGGACAGGTAAGAGGATGTTTTGCAGTCGCTACCATTCTAAAGAGCGATTTTGACCGTTGTGGCCGGCGTGAGTTCAATTCCCATTCGAGGatggtgtgaatgtgaataGATGCTGTTTATGGACAGTTACATTATTTGGGGAgtttgaagcatcctggggtTAATATATCCTTTTAAATGTTGTCCGCCCCCTGACAAAAGTCTTTTCAGCCATGAAAGGGTGTCCTTTAGGAAGGTGTTAAGTAAGAgcctgatttttatttttattcccgAGTGTGACTATGAGACACACCATTCTGCCCCTTTTAGCTCCAAAACCATGTGAATGTTGAGTCTTGCTTACAGTACCCCttcacattcacacaacaGGGATTTTTAGGGGCTTGTCAGCAGGCTCTCATACTGCTTGAACTACACTGCAATTGGCTTGACAATGTGCACAAGTAAGGAAcagtgcgtgtgcgcgcgttgTCCTAGATAATCACAAAAGGAACAGCCGGTACCTCTTTCTTAGTTGGGAAGACAGAAACGAAAGTGATGGAAAGTGGACTGACTTCTTTGCACGCCTGTGTCGCTATGACGATGTTGGCAGCAGGGCAGGACATTTAATGGATGTAGGATGAAGAAGGTCACTTTTGCATTAGTCACACAGACATGCACACACCTATGAGGACCACAGAGAGCTTtaaggcgtgtgtgtgtttgtatgtgcgcgtgtgtgtaggATGACATGGCAGGATGACTGTGTGTTCTGGTCTGGCACTGAAGTCTTCAGTGTCTTTGTTGACACGACAGCGTAGCTAGGTGTTGACCTGTTTCTTGACTCagttgttgttggtttttttaaattgtctaGCTGTTGTAATTTGCCGGTCTTGTCAAAgttttacaatttatttaCACTTTGAATATATTAGTAATTAAAAACTCATTCAAACATTGAGTGTCCCAGCAAGCACGTGTTTGGCCAGCTATTTATCAAGCGCTATCAATATGTGTGGAGTCCTTTTCAATAAAAGGTGGGATGGAATTTACAACCAGCACAATAACATTTACATGATTGAGATTAGTTTGACAATCTGCCACCTCTTAAGCAAATAAGTCAATGAACTTGGGCCCAGACATATGTGATAGTCGACGTGCGTTGTCACCAGGAaaacttgcacacacacatgcgcttGATGTCAGGGAAAGTTGCGGTCTGATAAGGAGCGCTTTCAAATGTCATGTTGCAAGATGGGCTGCATCACAGATGCCAGGTTGTCACCATTGTGAGTTTAACGGGAAATTAATTGGAATGATGATCAGGGAGAAAACATTGGGATCTTTTATTATGGCTATATTTAAGGCAGCATCCAACTAATATGGCCACAAGGAATCCAGTGTCACTCCaatgattttcatttgttttttaattcttgtCATATATCTACCATTAATTATTTGtgtatacatttaaaatgttttacaacACTTCACATCTGAGAAATAAACGatttaattgaattaaaaaaaattgagttgTATTCAAGTTCACTTGTAATCCACCTCCAAGAACCCTCTATCTATGATTATATCTTCTAAGCTAGAAGAAGACTCCCAGTAAACTCccgaaaaatattttccatattTTATCAGACAAAGACTTCCACAATGGCGAGATATCAGGATGTGCACATGTGTTATGTATTTATAGTGTCGCGGTGCCCCTCCCTCCATTCTCCCACTTGGCAGTTTGACAGtctaagggggggggggggggtctcggTTGCAATGGCCATGTGTTGCTGGTGGCAAATGGGTTGCTGCCATGGCCTGGACACAAGGGAATAGTTTATTT from the Syngnathus acus chromosome 4, fSynAcu1.2, whole genome shotgun sequence genome contains:
- the LOC119121761 gene encoding TSC22 domain family protein 2-like; this translates as MWEYTDSTEQANMSKMPAKKKSCFQITSVTQAQVAANNTADDTESLDDPDESRTEDVSRADLAVCDRSSSEETLNNVGDTLDGQAALTAPVNGGLANNKNACGGRATPQHSVTSVPIVPPPTATVSTTVAPANTCSSRFRVIKLDHGTGEPFRRGRWTCTEFHEKDSDSNGNRTVDSIKPNVTVDHSTERDSGIGTTSNTVVSTSTSSSQALENAVDDGIHATLSLETVQQGFGLVPQIGSGASAFQPTGYSTASKQTQHAQVNMQPAAPQFLSNNLKGVHQSSLQHKSPIVPPVTQVQHFPYSNHPTSQLDYQHLGSSTLPITPHSVGPLSSIMLAGSVAQGLGVDAASAQGLLLHMATGGAQQQHLVNPTQPSGGLGLAATSSAASGGLNVPVTVATTTTTPTAGTSLIPGTGGISTGLLTGFSKQTEDGWPKSEVLPQPSGSVMPVKDSMNPFIREGFGLPSPAVNSLFGIHITMDGDEDSASGASVVAIDNKIEQAMDLVKSHLMYAVREEVEVLKEQIKELYERNFMLERENAVLKSLANSDQLNHLSSHGSTSPPQQQQHAAITNNTTPLTHLEGAQSIPHQPNITSA